A window of Macrotis lagotis isolate mMagLag1 chromosome X, bilby.v1.9.chrom.fasta, whole genome shotgun sequence contains these coding sequences:
- the CD180 gene encoding CD180 antigen isoform X2 has translation MCEISWIHEDAFENNGELSTIILTGNPLIFVADTAFEGPRALKHLSLTQTGMTSITFIPMQNLENLETLHLGSNHLSSIQLPSTFLAHNLKVLDFELNAIHHITKKDIASLKQATNLSLNLKGNNIRDIEDGAFYQTTFQNLNFGGIFDVSFMLKGLQNSTTHTLWLGSFQDVDVLDTTPAMLEGLCNISVEALNIQSRHFSESAAIFQCFTGLKELDLTQSHWKKLPSAIEGMNQLRKLVLNQNSFDDLCQINAASFPSLTHLHIKGNEHKLDLGTGCLEKLKNLQHLDLSHSKVAPSTCCNSPLRNLSHLQHLNLSYNEPQTLQGEAFRECPQLELLDFAFTHLHTDASPSPFQNLQLLQVLNLSNCLIETSNPQLLVGLQSLQYLDLGGNPFRSGLLTKDNMLQPLDNLQVLILSSCGLTALEQQAFGSLGKLRYLDLQHNILTGSGLAALSDLKATHLNLAANSIRIIPPSVLPAFSQQNIINLSHNPLDCTCSNIHFLRWYRENLHKISDPEETTCGDPPALRGVKLSNVTLSCTLLVVRLIFLVLFLLIIIAMVILLVRRYIIRKYENI, from the exons AT gTGTGAAATTAGTTGGATACATGAGGATGCTTTTGAAAACAATGGAGAACTAAGCACAATTATATTGACTGGAAATCCCCTGATATTTGTGGCAGACACAGCTTTTGAGGGTCCAAGGGCCCTGAAGCATCTCTCCTTGACCCAAACAGGAATGACCAGCATTACATTTATTCCAATGCAGAATCTGGAAAATTTAGAAACTCTGCATCTTGGTAGCAATCATCTTTCATCCATTCAGCTCCCTTCAACATTTCTTGCCCATAACCTGAAAGTCCTGGACTTTGAACTAAATGCCATACATCACATCACTAAGAAGGATATAGCATCCTTGAAACAGGCAACCAATTTAAGCCTTAACTTGAAGGGCAATAACATTCGGGACATTGAAGATGGGGCTTTCTACCAAACTACTTTCCAAAACTTGAACTTTGGAGGGATCTTTGATGTTTCTTTCATGTTAAAGGGGCTGCAGAATTCCACCACTCACACTCTTTGGCTTGGGTCCTTTCAGGATGTAGATGTCCTAGATACAACCCCAGCCATGCTGGAGGGTTTGTGTAATATATCTGTAGAAGCCCTCAATATACAGTCCCGCCATTTCTCAGAGTCAGCTGCCATCTTTCAGTGCTTCACTGGACTTAAAGAGCTAGACCTGACTCAATCTCACTGGAAAAAGTTGCCTTCTGCCATAGAGGGGATGAATCAGCTTAGGAAATTAGTATTGAATCAAAACTCATTTGATGATTTGTGCCAAATCAATGCTGCCAGCTTCCCTTCCCTGACTCATCTTCATATTAAAGGCAATGAACACAAGTTAGACTTGGGCACTGGCTGcttagaaaaactaaaaaacctCCAGCATCTAGATTTAAGCCATAGTAAAGTTGCCCCAAGCACCTGCTGTAATTCTCCCCTCAGGAACCTGTCTCATCTGCAGCATCTGAACCTGAGTTATAATGAACCGCAAACTCTCCAAGGTGAGGCTTTCAGAGAATGCCCTCAGCTGGAGCTGTTGGATTTTGCCTTTACACATCTTCATACTGATGCTTCCCCAAGTCCATTCCAAAATCTCCAACTCCTCCAGGTCCTGAATCTCTCTAACTGTCTCATTGAGACCAGCAATCCTCAGCTCCTTGTAGGACTACAAAGTCTTCAGTACCTAGACCTAGGTGGGAATCCCTTTCGGTCCGGTCTCCTCACAAAGGACAATATGCTCCAACCCTTGGACAACTTACAGGTCCTCATTCTGTCATCCTGTGGCTTAACAGCTCTGGAACAGCAAGCCTTTGGAAGCCTTGGAAAACTCAGATACCTGGACTTGCAGCACAACATCCTGACTGGGTCTGGCTTAGCAGCTCTTAGTGATCTTAAGGCAACTCATCTCAACCTGGCAGCCAACAGCATACGTATCATTCCACCTTCTGTTCTACCTGCCTTTTCCCAACAGAACATCATTAATTTAAGTCACAACCCCCTAGACTGTACTTGTTCCAATATTCACTTTCTGAGATGGTACAGAGAAAATCTACATAAAATTTCAGATCCCGAAGAGACCACATGCGGGGATCCTCCAGCTCTAAGAGGGGTGAAGCTGTCCAATGTAACTCTCTCCTGTACCCTTTTAGTTGTGCGACTCATCTTTCTGGTGCTATTTCTTTTGATAATCATTGCTATGGTCATTCTCCTAGTCCGACGCTATATtattagaaaatatgaaaacatttag
- the CD180 gene encoding CD180 antigen isoform X1, producing MAGSMCYLLLVSLLTPPCVGTILAAQMCTEVAVNLTYNCENLGLKEIPERLPATTKFLEFSFNYLPDIQNSTFSRLRDLVYLDLTRCEISWIHEDAFENNGELSTIILTGNPLIFVADTAFEGPRALKHLSLTQTGMTSITFIPMQNLENLETLHLGSNHLSSIQLPSTFLAHNLKVLDFELNAIHHITKKDIASLKQATNLSLNLKGNNIRDIEDGAFYQTTFQNLNFGGIFDVSFMLKGLQNSTTHTLWLGSFQDVDVLDTTPAMLEGLCNISVEALNIQSRHFSESAAIFQCFTGLKELDLTQSHWKKLPSAIEGMNQLRKLVLNQNSFDDLCQINAASFPSLTHLHIKGNEHKLDLGTGCLEKLKNLQHLDLSHSKVAPSTCCNSPLRNLSHLQHLNLSYNEPQTLQGEAFRECPQLELLDFAFTHLHTDASPSPFQNLQLLQVLNLSNCLIETSNPQLLVGLQSLQYLDLGGNPFRSGLLTKDNMLQPLDNLQVLILSSCGLTALEQQAFGSLGKLRYLDLQHNILTGSGLAALSDLKATHLNLAANSIRIIPPSVLPAFSQQNIINLSHNPLDCTCSNIHFLRWYRENLHKISDPEETTCGDPPALRGVKLSNVTLSCTLLVVRLIFLVLFLLIIIAMVILLVRRYIIRKYENI from the exons GTTGCAGTCAACTTGACCTACAACTGTGAAAACCTAGGACTCAAAGAGATTCCTGAACGTCTTCCAGCCACAACAAAATTTCTTGAGTTCAGTTTTAACTATCTCCCTGACATCCAAAACTCAACCTTCAGCAGACTCAGAGACTTGGTCTACTTAGATTTAACCAG gTGTGAAATTAGTTGGATACATGAGGATGCTTTTGAAAACAATGGAGAACTAAGCACAATTATATTGACTGGAAATCCCCTGATATTTGTGGCAGACACAGCTTTTGAGGGTCCAAGGGCCCTGAAGCATCTCTCCTTGACCCAAACAGGAATGACCAGCATTACATTTATTCCAATGCAGAATCTGGAAAATTTAGAAACTCTGCATCTTGGTAGCAATCATCTTTCATCCATTCAGCTCCCTTCAACATTTCTTGCCCATAACCTGAAAGTCCTGGACTTTGAACTAAATGCCATACATCACATCACTAAGAAGGATATAGCATCCTTGAAACAGGCAACCAATTTAAGCCTTAACTTGAAGGGCAATAACATTCGGGACATTGAAGATGGGGCTTTCTACCAAACTACTTTCCAAAACTTGAACTTTGGAGGGATCTTTGATGTTTCTTTCATGTTAAAGGGGCTGCAGAATTCCACCACTCACACTCTTTGGCTTGGGTCCTTTCAGGATGTAGATGTCCTAGATACAACCCCAGCCATGCTGGAGGGTTTGTGTAATATATCTGTAGAAGCCCTCAATATACAGTCCCGCCATTTCTCAGAGTCAGCTGCCATCTTTCAGTGCTTCACTGGACTTAAAGAGCTAGACCTGACTCAATCTCACTGGAAAAAGTTGCCTTCTGCCATAGAGGGGATGAATCAGCTTAGGAAATTAGTATTGAATCAAAACTCATTTGATGATTTGTGCCAAATCAATGCTGCCAGCTTCCCTTCCCTGACTCATCTTCATATTAAAGGCAATGAACACAAGTTAGACTTGGGCACTGGCTGcttagaaaaactaaaaaacctCCAGCATCTAGATTTAAGCCATAGTAAAGTTGCCCCAAGCACCTGCTGTAATTCTCCCCTCAGGAACCTGTCTCATCTGCAGCATCTGAACCTGAGTTATAATGAACCGCAAACTCTCCAAGGTGAGGCTTTCAGAGAATGCCCTCAGCTGGAGCTGTTGGATTTTGCCTTTACACATCTTCATACTGATGCTTCCCCAAGTCCATTCCAAAATCTCCAACTCCTCCAGGTCCTGAATCTCTCTAACTGTCTCATTGAGACCAGCAATCCTCAGCTCCTTGTAGGACTACAAAGTCTTCAGTACCTAGACCTAGGTGGGAATCCCTTTCGGTCCGGTCTCCTCACAAAGGACAATATGCTCCAACCCTTGGACAACTTACAGGTCCTCATTCTGTCATCCTGTGGCTTAACAGCTCTGGAACAGCAAGCCTTTGGAAGCCTTGGAAAACTCAGATACCTGGACTTGCAGCACAACATCCTGACTGGGTCTGGCTTAGCAGCTCTTAGTGATCTTAAGGCAACTCATCTCAACCTGGCAGCCAACAGCATACGTATCATTCCACCTTCTGTTCTACCTGCCTTTTCCCAACAGAACATCATTAATTTAAGTCACAACCCCCTAGACTGTACTTGTTCCAATATTCACTTTCTGAGATGGTACAGAGAAAATCTACATAAAATTTCAGATCCCGAAGAGACCACATGCGGGGATCCTCCAGCTCTAAGAGGGGTGAAGCTGTCCAATGTAACTCTCTCCTGTACCCTTTTAGTTGTGCGACTCATCTTTCTGGTGCTATTTCTTTTGATAATCATTGCTATGGTCATTCTCCTAGTCCGACGCTATATtattagaaaatatgaaaacatttag